The window ATGCCGGCCGAAGGCTGGCAGGCCAGGAGGGAATCGAACCCCCAACCTGCGGTTTTGGAGACCGCCGCTCTGCCAATTGAGCTACTGGCCTTTAAGGGTTTCAGTTTGCCGCGCCTGAATATTGTCTCGATAAAAAAATCACTCGATAATCTTCGCCACCACGCCGGCGCCCACGGTGCGCCCGCCCTCGCGGATGGCAAACCGCAAGCCCTCTTCCATCGCAATCGGGTTGATGAGCTTGACCACGAGTTTGATGTTGTCCCCGGGCATCACCATCT is drawn from Gammaproteobacteria bacterium and contains these coding sequences:
- the tuf gene encoding elongation factor Tu (EF-Tu; promotes GTP-dependent binding of aminoacyl-tRNA to the A-site of ribosomes during protein biosynthesis; when the tRNA anticodon matches the mRNA codon, GTP hydrolysis results; the inactive EF-Tu-GDP leaves the ribosome and release of GDP is promoted by elongation factor Ts; many prokaryotes have two copies of the gene encoding EF-Tu), translating into MVMPGDNIKLVVKLINPIAMEEGLRFAIREGGRTVGAGVVAKIIE